One window from the genome of Bacillus tianshenii encodes:
- a CDS encoding type I restriction endonuclease encodes MNLKETLAALAKVIDDNHELIKNEESTKQFLVLPLLRGLGYDTFSPQEVTPEFTADFHKKKEKVDYAISMDSVPKIFIEVKAKDRSINKSTPQLSRYFSTFPSVRLGILTNGIEYRFFTDLNNANIMDAKPFFIFNLLDYKEEDFNNLIQFSKNIYDYERIKSLAESLMYYQSFKSVIKEILEDPSDDFVKFVIKERFRFKVTQQFINTAKPLVKKGIQESLSEMISEKLGTNLKQTSIGHESVAEETDGELQKKDKKKTYSAEEINSLGRSEEFENIRVVLPNANAYDNLLKATKAEYSVEKGNPFSKFFVSSVLTQGSSIVGYLIGQYVDEKNEDVTLYAVKSNGIEKFLEENPVVKEAGFINAKLGSRTKKDTQETTYYLKSSITNLSFRDVPNLVSQIENIDEFFMCLQ; translated from the coding sequence ATGAACTTAAAAGAAACACTAGCAGCGCTGGCAAAAGTAATTGATGACAACCATGAATTAATCAAAAATGAAGAATCTACGAAACAATTTTTAGTTTTGCCGTTATTAAGAGGTCTTGGCTATGACACATTTAGCCCGCAAGAAGTTACGCCTGAATTTACAGCTGACTTTCATAAGAAAAAAGAAAAAGTAGACTACGCTATTTCAATGGATAGTGTGCCCAAAATTTTTATTGAGGTTAAAGCAAAGGATCGATCCATTAACAAAAGCACACCACAGCTAAGTCGTTATTTTAGTACTTTCCCGAGTGTTCGTTTAGGAATTTTAACAAATGGTATTGAATATCGCTTTTTTACAGACTTAAATAACGCAAATATTATGGATGCGAAGCCGTTCTTCATTTTTAACTTGTTAGATTACAAGGAAGAAGATTTCAATAATTTAATCCAGTTTTCAAAGAATATTTATGACTATGAAAGAATTAAATCATTAGCTGAGTCACTCATGTATTATCAATCTTTCAAATCTGTGATTAAAGAGATTTTAGAAGACCCAAGTGATGATTTTGTTAAGTTTGTTATTAAAGAAAGATTTCGGTTTAAAGTCACACAACAGTTCATTAACACTGCAAAGCCATTAGTAAAAAAAGGTATTCAGGAGTCTTTATCAGAGATGATTAGCGAAAAACTTGGGACAAACTTAAAGCAAACTTCCATTGGACACGAGAGTGTGGCAGAAGAAACCGATGGAGAACTTCAGAAGAAGGACAAGAAAAAAACATACTCTGCAGAGGAAATCAATTCATTAGGACGTTCTGAGGAGTTTGAAAACATACGTGTTGTATTACCTAATGCAAATGCTTACGATAACCTGTTAAAAGCCACAAAAGCCGAGTACTCCGTAGAAAAAGGTAATCCATTCAGTAAGTTTTTTGTCTCTTCAGTTCTTACTCAAGGAAGCAGTATTGTTGGATACTTAATTGGACAATATGTGGATGAAAAAAATGAAGATGTTACACTGTACGCAGTAAAGTCAAATGGAATTGAAAAGTTCTTAGAAGAAAACCCGGTTGTGAAAGAGGCAGGCTTTATAAATGCAAAGCTTGGCTCACGTACAAAGAAAGATACTCAAGAAACGACTTACTATCTTAAAAGTAGCATTACAAACCTATCTTTCCGTGATGTTCCAAACTTAGTTTCTCAAATTGAAAATATTGATGAGTTCTTCATGTGTCTCCAATAA
- a CDS encoding ABC transporter substrate-binding protein has product MKRLGVLVLTIFMLVLTACGGQSTQSPPEEEKEGSSGQAAGGKEDITIGITQIVEHPSLDAAREGFVKALEENGYENVKIDTQIAQGDMNTNKTIAQKFVGDQVDLILAISTPSAQSVLSETADIPVLFTAITDPVGAQLVQSFESPGGNATGTSDTHPDAIPKTMEAITKYFPEAKNIGVIYNSGEQNSEVNVKNAKKAMDELGLTPVEASISTTAEVKQAAESLVGRADIIYIPKDNTVVAGLESVIAIANENDIPLFVGESDSVKRGGFAGYGFEYTDLGYKTGQMAIEVLEGKAPSDLPVGYPDNLELVINKKAAEEQGIELTEEMKKDAVIVE; this is encoded by the coding sequence ATGAAACGTCTAGGAGTACTCGTATTAACAATTTTTATGCTTGTGTTAACAGCCTGTGGGGGCCAGAGCACACAATCACCACCAGAAGAAGAGAAAGAAGGAAGCAGTGGACAAGCTGCTGGTGGGAAAGAAGACATTACAATTGGAATTACACAGATTGTTGAACATCCATCACTTGATGCAGCGAGAGAAGGCTTTGTGAAGGCACTTGAAGAAAACGGCTATGAAAATGTAAAGATTGATACACAAATTGCCCAAGGCGATATGAATACAAACAAAACAATTGCTCAAAAGTTTGTGGGGGACCAAGTTGATCTCATCTTAGCGATTTCAACGCCAAGCGCACAAAGTGTATTAAGCGAAACAGCTGATATCCCAGTCTTATTTACAGCAATTACAGACCCAGTTGGTGCACAACTCGTCCAAAGCTTTGAAAGCCCAGGCGGCAATGCAACAGGTACATCTGACACACATCCAGATGCTATTCCGAAGACGATGGAAGCAATTACGAAATACTTCCCAGAAGCGAAAAACATTGGGGTTATCTATAACTCAGGAGAACAAAACTCTGAAGTTAATGTGAAAAATGCAAAGAAAGCAATGGATGAACTAGGCTTAACACCTGTTGAAGCATCAATTTCAACAACCGCAGAAGTAAAGCAAGCCGCAGAATCACTTGTCGGCCGCGCAGATATTATCTACATTCCGAAAGACAACACAGTTGTGGCAGGACTTGAATCCGTTATCGCCATTGCAAATGAAAATGATATTCCACTATTTGTCGGTGAATCTGATTCTGTAAAACGAGGCGGCTTTGCAGGCTACGGCTTTGAATACACAGACTTAGGCTACAAAACGGGCCAAATGGCGATCGAAGTGTTAGAAGGAAAAGCACCAAGTGATCTGCCTGTCGGTTACCCTGATAACTTAGAGCTTGTTATCAACAAAAAGGCAGCCGAAGAACAAGGCATTGAATTAACAGAGGAAATGAAGAAGGACGCAGTTATTGTCGAATAA
- a CDS encoding YozE family protein, protein MRKTFYQYVMTFRPPGSPNSYREFANNIYKDGAFPKHSTSYHEISQYLETNSPALDAISVFDELWERYEIEG, encoded by the coding sequence ATGCGCAAGACGTTTTATCAATATGTAATGACTTTCAGACCACCTGGAAGTCCTAATTCGTACCGTGAATTTGCGAATAATATTTACAAGGATGGAGCCTTTCCAAAGCATTCAACATCTTATCATGAAATTAGCCAATATTTAGAAACAAACAGCCCTGCTTTGGATGCGATTTCTGTATTTGATGAGCTATGGGAACGTTACGAAATCGAAGGATAA
- a CDS encoding cell wall hydrolase yields MKKWLKTLTVAALLTGTAYTAMPAEQVQAYTVSAKPLLQQGSQAGYVWDLQHRLNQLGLYNGQMDGIFGPITKQAVLNFQKYNGLGVDGVVGTSTWTALDRVTLEANEIDLLARMVHGEARGESFKGKVAVASVVLNRVASEDFPNTVKGVLYEPYAFTAIADGQFYAANPTPSEYKAVYKAIQGWDPSHGSLFYFNPAKAESDWMYTRQTVTRIGGHIFMK; encoded by the coding sequence ATGAAAAAATGGCTTAAAACATTAACAGTAGCTGCACTGTTAACCGGAACGGCATATACGGCAATGCCAGCAGAACAAGTTCAAGCTTACACAGTCTCAGCGAAACCACTTCTACAGCAGGGAAGTCAAGCTGGATACGTATGGGATTTGCAGCACCGTCTTAATCAGCTTGGCTTGTACAACGGGCAAATGGACGGTATTTTTGGTCCGATCACAAAGCAAGCTGTCCTTAACTTTCAGAAATATAACGGCCTTGGTGTTGACGGAGTTGTCGGAACAAGTACGTGGACAGCACTTGATCGCGTAACACTAGAGGCAAATGAAATTGATTTACTTGCACGGATGGTTCACGGGGAAGCGCGTGGTGAATCTTTTAAAGGAAAAGTAGCGGTAGCATCTGTCGTGTTAAACCGCGTAGCATCAGAGGACTTTCCAAACACGGTAAAAGGTGTTCTTTATGAGCCATACGCCTTTACAGCGATTGCAGACGGCCAATTTTATGCTGCTAATCCTACACCAAGTGAATATAAGGCAGTTTACAAAGCGATTCAAGGCTGGGACCCGTCACATGGCTCCCTCTTCTATTTCAATCCTGCAAAAGCAGAGTCTGATTGGATGTATACACGTCAAACCGTAACTCGAATTGGCGGACATATCTTCATGAAATAA
- a CDS encoding STAS domain-containing protein → MITFQEANSTLNITINTDINFETTREMELILQDYDISSNITELNLDFKGVRFVDSTGVSLLIKWLHPLTNSKIVRIHNASAPIKNVLRICKLEQFVEVM, encoded by the coding sequence TTGATCACATTCCAAGAAGCAAACTCAACATTAAACATTACAATTAACACTGATATTAATTTCGAAACAACAAGAGAAATGGAGCTTATTCTTCAAGATTATGACATTTCAAGTAATATCACAGAGCTTAACCTTGATTTCAAAGGTGTAAGGTTTGTCGATAGTACAGGAGTAAGTTTGTTAATCAAGTGGCTTCACCCGTTAACTAATTCAAAAATCGTCCGCATTCATAATGCGTCAGCACCGATAAAAAACGTATTACGGATATGTAAATTAGAACAATTTGTAGAAGTAATGTAA
- a CDS encoding ATP-binding protein, translating to MIKFEHCKLKREGLTEQMNKMIAPLQTELSLNEDSLLFYNVRLAIWEVLCNIIEHSEGNIDNQIDMTLNWTDETITITITDYGKGFKWSECIPEEPPDFTQIGGRGLLMTKTLCDTFTFDREGKTATLIFKYDGQN from the coding sequence ATGATTAAATTTGAACACTGTAAATTAAAAAGAGAAGGCTTAACAGAACAAATGAATAAGATGATCGCTCCGTTACAAACGGAATTGAGCTTAAATGAAGACAGCCTTCTCTTTTACAACGTACGCTTAGCCATATGGGAAGTTTTATGCAATATCATTGAACATTCTGAGGGGAATATTGACAACCAGATTGATATGACGTTGAACTGGACAGATGAAACAATCACGATCACCATTACGGATTATGGAAAGGGTTTTAAATGGAGTGAATGTATTCCAGAAGAACCGCCCGACTTTACTCAAATTGGTGGTCGAGGCCTGTTAATGACAAAAACCTTATGTGATACGTTCACCTTTGATAGAGAAGGAAAAACGGCAACGTTGATATTTAAATATGATGGTCAAAACTAA
- a CDS encoding globin-coupled sensor protein: MGGYNFKDLLSNQDGAFKFLRKIDEEFAAGHSESNQVGSQVNVSQKVNEKFQELKNSPEAKQIFFVGLTPEDIQRLADVEEIMSRRVDEVVNAFYKRLTQIPHLLEIIDNHSTIDKLQQTLRRYLLDMFSGDVGKDYVIRRKVIGNVHNRINLFPEWYIGAYTIIQNAVLEIFMEELPAARVKEVYHSFMRLCSFDVQIGISTYIASYSSSMMKLNEVEELQHRLSESSSSLAANAEETTATISEKEQHVEEMMQGIEEIQITSENMIHSVEGGKGKVTSSLGEIDNIVNLITSTQQMTEELTDSSNKIGQVVKVIRDISSQTNVLSLNATIEAARAGEHGRGFTVVAKEVRNLAHQTEEALDHIQEQIANVQGKVHHFESAFQQIVEQAGSFRDINRGIIEVLEDSIGGVKENDEKIHDLGRFIMSFKETFREISTASHQVTDMAEQLAYLNNELRDKFKS; the protein is encoded by the coding sequence ATGGGTGGATATAATTTTAAAGACCTTTTGTCTAATCAAGACGGGGCATTTAAGTTTCTGCGAAAAATAGATGAAGAATTTGCAGCTGGGCATTCTGAAAGTAATCAAGTAGGGAGTCAAGTGAATGTTTCACAAAAAGTGAATGAAAAGTTTCAAGAGCTGAAAAACTCCCCCGAAGCAAAACAAATCTTTTTTGTCGGCTTAACACCAGAAGATATCCAACGGTTGGCAGATGTAGAAGAAATCATGTCACGACGTGTCGATGAAGTCGTAAATGCCTTCTACAAGAGATTGACTCAAATTCCGCACCTTTTAGAGATTATCGATAATCATTCTACAATCGATAAGCTTCAACAAACACTTCGTCGTTATTTGTTAGATATGTTCAGCGGGGATGTTGGGAAAGATTACGTCATACGTCGTAAAGTAATTGGAAATGTTCATAACCGAATTAATTTATTTCCAGAATGGTATATTGGTGCATACACGATTATTCAAAATGCCGTGTTAGAAATTTTCATGGAGGAACTACCAGCAGCACGGGTGAAAGAAGTCTATCATTCTTTCATGAGACTTTGTTCATTTGATGTTCAAATCGGTATTTCAACTTATATTGCTTCGTACTCTTCATCAATGATGAAATTGAATGAGGTGGAAGAGCTGCAGCACCGGTTGAGTGAATCATCTTCCTCGCTTGCTGCGAATGCAGAAGAAACGACTGCAACCATTTCAGAGAAAGAACAACATGTTGAAGAAATGATGCAAGGTATTGAAGAGATTCAAATAACCTCTGAGAATATGATTCACAGTGTTGAAGGTGGAAAAGGGAAAGTGACTTCATCACTTGGAGAAATTGATAACATCGTTAACCTTATTACATCAACACAACAGATGACAGAAGAACTGACAGATAGTTCGAATAAAATTGGGCAGGTCGTTAAGGTCATTCGAGATATCTCTAGCCAGACAAACGTTTTATCTTTGAATGCAACCATTGAAGCGGCACGTGCAGGGGAACACGGACGAGGCTTCACTGTCGTAGCAAAAGAAGTCCGAAATTTAGCTCATCAAACAGAAGAGGCGCTTGATCATATCCAAGAACAAATTGCAAATGTGCAAGGGAAAGTTCATCATTTCGAGAGTGCGTTCCAACAAATTGTTGAACAGGCTGGGAGCTTCCGAGACATTAACCGCGGCATTATTGAGGTGCTTGAAGATTCGATTGGCGGCGTGAAAGAAAATGATGAGAAAATCCATGACCTTGGACGCTTCATTATGTCATTTAAAGAAACATTCCGTGAGATCTCCACTGCTTCGCACCAAGTAACAGATATGGCAGAACAACTGGCTTACTTGAATAATGAATTACGTGACAAATTTAAATCCTGA
- a CDS encoding SpoIIE family protein phosphatase, which produces MRIMLIHPSAEEQTILHRALITEGYHRIMPYYSLDCVKHFLLNVKTQPPCENTLPDVILMDDFNCSEQIFNLCSLFREDPLLHHIPILLLSDTSHMAFLQKAIEHGVTDYIQKPVHPTEMLNRTRLAYRLKQETEQNMNREKELANMFSRMQEDVQLARQIQFGILPPETCEKNIHISAAYLPSEHLSGDMYYWVKIDEHRYSVILIDVVGHGIHAALISMSVRSLLHGLLTRVIDPILVMQELNKHIHTLFAEHNKNHLLSYYFTTIYAVIDTREHTIEYVNAGHPSGFFLTEENEITMMNDGCPPIGLISDMAIKTGKLHYNSRTKMVFFTDGLVEMSNHHFWTDNLKEHLLQSVHSDNFQLMQHIVKKRNIASPQRDDICIIIIDLTP; this is translated from the coding sequence ATGCGCATCATGCTAATCCACCCTTCGGCAGAAGAACAAACAATCCTTCATCGTGCCTTAATCACTGAAGGCTACCATCGCATCATGCCTTATTATTCTCTCGATTGTGTAAAGCATTTTTTGTTAAATGTAAAGACACAGCCACCATGTGAAAATACTCTCCCAGATGTAATTTTAATGGATGACTTTAATTGCAGTGAACAAATCTTTAACCTGTGCTCCTTATTTCGGGAAGATCCTCTTTTGCACCATATCCCAATCTTGCTTCTGTCGGATACCTCCCATATGGCATTTTTGCAAAAGGCGATTGAGCATGGCGTTACTGATTACATTCAAAAACCAGTTCACCCGACAGAAATGCTTAACAGAACACGCCTTGCATACCGATTGAAGCAGGAAACAGAGCAAAATATGAACCGGGAAAAAGAACTTGCAAATATGTTTTCCCGCATGCAGGAAGATGTTCAACTAGCAAGGCAAATTCAATTTGGTATCCTTCCACCCGAGACATGTGAAAAGAACATACATATTAGTGCAGCCTACCTACCTTCTGAGCACTTGTCTGGCGATATGTACTACTGGGTAAAGATTGATGAACACCGCTACTCAGTTATCTTAATTGATGTTGTTGGGCATGGCATTCATGCTGCTTTAATCAGTATGTCGGTCCGCTCTCTGTTGCACGGGTTGTTAACACGGGTTATCGACCCGATTCTTGTGATGCAGGAACTAAATAAACATATCCATACTCTTTTCGCGGAACATAATAAGAATCATCTGCTAAGCTATTACTTTACGACGATTTACGCTGTCATTGATACGAGAGAACACACAATTGAATATGTCAATGCTGGTCATCCTTCAGGCTTCTTCCTTACAGAAGAGAATGAGATAACGATGATGAACGATGGCTGCCCGCCTATTGGACTTATCTCGGATATGGCAATTAAAACTGGCAAGCTGCATTATAACTCCCGGACTAAGATGGTTTTCTTTACAGACGGGCTTGTTGAAATGTCGAATCACCATTTTTGGACCGATAATTTAAAAGAACATTTACTTCAATCCGTCCATAGCGATAATTTTCAATTAATGCAGCACATTGTTAAAAAGCGTAACATCGCTTCACCTCAGCGGGATGATATATGTATTATCATTATTGACTTAACACCATAA
- the hypE gene encoding hydrogenase expression/formation protein HypE, with the protein MNKRISLAHGDGGELAHQLIQNVFVEAFGHSEEAKSDAAIFQSPGIRLALTTDSFVIKPLFFPGGSIGKLAVAGTVNDLAVSMAKPLYLTSSFIIEEGFLLEDLKKIVFDMAKEAKKAGVKIVAGDTKVVERGSADGLFINTTGVGVVEERERIPFTEGDAVIVSGPIGDHGIAVLAARGELGLRSEVESDCACLNEPIQAVLEKVEGVKIMRDPTRGGLATTLVEICESEKIEIELEEEHIPVRAEVHGACDLLGFDPLYLANEGKVVLVVSAENKDAVLEILKSYSETKDAVVIGKVSATGGGRLLLKTPLGSHRILQRLSGMQLPRIC; encoded by the coding sequence ATGAACAAAAGAATAAGTCTCGCCCATGGTGATGGTGGTGAACTCGCGCATCAGCTTATTCAAAACGTTTTCGTTGAAGCATTCGGTCATAGTGAAGAGGCGAAAAGTGATGCAGCTATCTTTCAAAGTCCTGGAATCAGGCTGGCATTAACGACAGACAGCTTTGTTATCAAACCGCTCTTCTTTCCTGGCGGCTCAATTGGAAAGCTTGCCGTTGCAGGCACAGTCAATGATTTGGCAGTGAGCATGGCAAAGCCGTTATATTTGACATCTTCTTTTATTATTGAAGAAGGCTTCTTGCTCGAAGATTTGAAGAAAATCGTCTTCGATATGGCAAAAGAAGCAAAAAAAGCTGGTGTTAAGATTGTGGCAGGCGATACAAAAGTGGTTGAGCGAGGCTCTGCCGATGGACTTTTTATTAATACAACAGGTGTAGGGGTTGTAGAAGAACGAGAGAGAATACCTTTTACTGAAGGTGACGCCGTTATCGTGAGCGGCCCTATCGGTGACCACGGTATCGCTGTTTTGGCAGCTCGTGGGGAGTTAGGCTTACGGAGTGAGGTGGAGAGTGACTGTGCTTGCTTGAATGAACCGATTCAAGCGGTTCTTGAGAAGGTTGAAGGCGTGAAGATTATGCGAGATCCAACTCGTGGCGGACTGGCGACAACACTTGTTGAAATATGTGAATCTGAAAAAATTGAGATCGAACTAGAAGAAGAACACATTCCTGTACGTGCAGAGGTGCATGGAGCATGTGACTTACTTGGCTTTGATCCGCTTTATCTTGCAAATGAAGGCAAAGTAGTTCTCGTTGTTTCTGCTGAAAATAAGGATGCGGTCTTAGAAATATTAAAGAGCTACAGCGAAACGAAAGATGCTGTTGTGATTGGTAAAGTATCAGCGACAGGCGGCGGAAGGCTTTTGCTGAAAACACCCCTTGGCAGTCACCGCATACTGCAGCGCTTATCAGGAATGCAATTGCCACGGATTTGTTAG
- the hypD gene encoding hydrogenase formation protein HypD, whose protein sequence is MREMLEAASDPQLSKKLLQEVKHLCTAYKRKHHRLPVLMEVCGSHTMALAKTGVKQALKDDLMLISGPGCPVCVTAQEEIDAMIQLAEDKRLIVCTFGDMMRVPGSTGTLMDAKAEGSDIRIVYSPLDAVQIAAENLDKAVVFLGVGFETTIPILAAAVASAKQQAIDNFSVWVTTKLVEPVLRTLLDNGEVKIDAFLLPGHVAIVTGSGHFEFLSQEYNIAGAITGFEPVELLSGLYQCLALLLNEEARIENSYKAVVTYEGNKAAQQLMETYFQRSDENWRGLGVLPNSGLSLREEYALHDAKKKFKIKPSVPRKTKCRCGEVISGKITPEECVLFGKACTPLQPIGPCMVSSEGSCSASYQFLREVSV, encoded by the coding sequence ATGCGCGAGATGCTTGAAGCGGCCTCTGACCCACAGCTTAGTAAGAAATTACTGCAGGAAGTGAAGCACCTTTGTACGGCCTATAAACGAAAACATCATCGCTTACCTGTCCTGATGGAAGTGTGTGGTTCACATACGATGGCGTTAGCAAAAACAGGTGTAAAGCAAGCGCTGAAAGATGACTTGATGCTTATCTCAGGGCCGGGCTGTCCTGTATGTGTGACAGCTCAAGAAGAAATTGATGCAATGATTCAGCTTGCAGAAGATAAACGCTTAATTGTTTGTACATTCGGTGATATGATGCGTGTTCCAGGTTCTACTGGCACACTGATGGATGCAAAAGCGGAAGGAAGCGATATTCGTATCGTATACTCGCCTTTAGATGCTGTGCAAATTGCTGCTGAAAACCTTGACAAGGCAGTTGTTTTTCTAGGCGTTGGGTTTGAAACGACAATTCCGATTCTAGCAGCGGCCGTGGCTTCTGCTAAGCAACAAGCTATTGACAACTTTTCCGTTTGGGTAACGACAAAGCTTGTGGAACCTGTTTTACGTACGTTGCTTGATAACGGAGAGGTGAAGATTGATGCATTCCTACTGCCCGGTCATGTTGCAATTGTGACAGGAAGCGGGCACTTTGAGTTTCTTAGTCAAGAATATAACATCGCAGGCGCGATTACGGGCTTTGAACCTGTGGAGTTGTTAAGCGGGTTGTATCAATGTTTAGCTCTGCTGCTAAATGAGGAAGCTCGGATTGAAAATAGCTACAAAGCGGTTGTTACTTATGAAGGGAATAAAGCCGCACAGCAGCTCATGGAGACTTATTTTCAGCGTTCAGATGAAAATTGGCGTGGCCTTGGGGTACTTCCAAACAGTGGTCTGTCATTACGGGAAGAATATGCTCTTCATGATGCGAAGAAGAAATTTAAAATCAAGCCTTCTGTTCCTCGTAAAACAAAGTGCCGCTGCGGAGAAGTCATCAGTGGAAAGATTACTCCAGAAGAATGTGTATTGTTTGGAAAAGCATGCACACCGCTTCAGCCAATCGGTCCTTGTATGGTATCAAGTGAAGGCAGCTGCAGTGCATCCTATCAATTCTTGAGGGAGGTGAGCGTATGA
- a CDS encoding HypC/HybG/HupF family hydrogenase formation chaperone yields MCVGVPAKVIEKEEYQAVVDVMGSTMTIGIIFVPEVALGDYVIVHAGQAMSIIDEQFAKESLEEWRKIIDARDA; encoded by the coding sequence ATGTGTGTCGGCGTTCCGGCTAAAGTAATTGAGAAGGAAGAATATCAAGCTGTTGTTGATGTGATGGGGTCGACGATGACGATTGGGATTATTTTTGTGCCTGAAGTGGCGTTAGGTGACTATGTTATCGTTCATGCAGGACAAGCGATGTCGATTATCGATGAACAATTTGCGAAGGAAAGTCTCGAGGAATGGAGGAAGATCATTGATGCGCGAGATGCTTGA